The Brachypodium distachyon strain Bd21 chromosome 4, Brachypodium_distachyon_v3.0, whole genome shotgun sequence nucleotide sequence GAGTGATCATCTGAGATCTTTTCCAGCTCCGACACTTGATGTGGATGCCCAGTACACAAGCTTGCAATTTCCAATTGCTGAGTGGACACAATGATTCTGCTGCCATTCTTCATGTCTGGCAGGTATGTTCTGATGGCATCCCACTCTACCATGGTGGGCAGGTCTTCCAAGACAATGAGGTACCTGTTATTCTGCACTCTATTGATGAAATTCCTGACGTGTCCGCCTTGCATATCGGCCACTGCCTCTGCCTCACTCAACATGGCTTCTACATTTACATTACCTCCTCGTTGCCGGTAAGAGTTTCTTATGAACTCAGACAACAAGCTCCAGATGACCTTATAAGGATCGAAAGGGTACACCAGCTTCACCCAACCACGGAATCTGAACTTTTGGCATATTTCAGGATCTTCAAAGGCCTTCCTGATGATGGATGTTGTTCCAAGATTGCTTCCAGTCCCCCACACTGATATGACTTGAAGGTCCTTATCATCTTTGGAGATCAACTTAGTGAGATCACATAAGCCACAATGGTTCCTTGCAGTGTCCCTCGCCTCAATGAGCATGTCAAACTCTGTTGTACCACTGATGGTTGATGGCTGTTGTTGAGTGGTGGCTGGCTTGGAGCTGCTGGAGTCACTGATAAGGTTGTAGCGCATGTTCCTTTTGCTCACATCCTCGACCCTGGCCTTGAGTTGGTTTACATCGGACACCGCCTGGTCAAGTGGCGGCGATGCTACCATGCAGGATGGGAGTAGGCAGCGCCACCAGATCAACTTCTCGTCCACGTGAATGACGAACTCGATGCAGTCCTCCACATCGTAGGCCAGGTCACGCAGCTGCTTGACCCAGGTCCTCACCACACTGTCCTTCACTTGCTCCCTGTCGACAGCTTTGAGGAAGGACTGCATCATCTGGAACTCGCCGGTGATGAACACCAGGTCGTGCTGCACCCTCACCTTCAgcttcgcctcctcctcgatAGCCGACTGGACCTTGCTCAGCATCCCCTCCACGACCGACTTGGTCAGCCCGAGCACGATGTCCGCCATTGCTCCCTCGGGCTCACCAGAGTGCTTGACTGTATGGTGGTAGTGGTAGCTAGCAAAGTGATGCCTGCTGcagtgctgctgctactgctcgGAACTGCACATCAAGTCCTCGTCTGGAGATGGGTATGAAAGGGGGAAAATGTCAGCGACTGAGCACCGGATCGGAtctgcacttttttttttacacaagACTGAGAAGATCTGCGAGATTCCGAGATGGAGTCAACTCACAAATTATAATCTCGCCGCGGACTTGACTTGCTTAAATTTGAGAACAACTTGCGCATCGAATCAACTGAACCAAACCCTTAAACAAACTAAACTAGAGACATTGAGATCTGCGACGGGCTTCATCACACATTGCGGGTTCGACGGGACGCACGCATGCCATACCTCGGGTAGATCGCGACGCCTCTGCGCGGTGACCCCCCTCTCCGCCGGCGCAGGAGCCGCGAGGGTTCGCGCCAGGTCACGTGGATGGAACGGCGGCGAAAAGAGCGCAGGACAGACGGCTTGGTCGGCGCGAGGGCGGGGGTCACCGTCGGCGCTGCTGGAGGCGCCTCGTGCGCCGTGGCCGCCCGCGATGGAGCTCCGTCGTGACATCCCCCTCGCTCTCAACGCCATCGAGGGCGCTCAGCCCGAAGAATCCCCCCGCTCCTCCGACTTCTCTTCTCGGCTAGTTCGTTTGATCGTCTCTGCCCACcctggtttttttttggaattccAAATACTGAAATCCGTAATAATTTATGAAATTTCCAAATTTTCGGTCATTTCGGTGGGCACCGAAATTTTGCTGAAAACGAAATATACCTAGCAACAATTTGGAAAACAATTCACCAAAGAAAACAGACGTGAAATATTGAACAACCATGACATACCATGTCCCCTTGTCCCCCCAAGTTTTTAATTCTGTGTTAACAATTTTTCCATAAACCCATCCACAGCTTTAAACCTTCACGGCCTTCTTTGGCCTAGGTGTACAGAGTACAGGTCTACAGGCTTTTATGTCACTTCGATGGGACAGATTTTCCACAGAAAATGAAAACGGAAATGGAAACTCCAGCCGATGGCAGATTCTTCAACATGTTTCTCATCTCAATGCTTCGAGGGTGCGAAGGATGGTCTTGAAAGAAGTGTCTACTCGTACGGATAGATTTGCCGCTCCCTAAACGATGCCCGATCTATAGATGATTTACGTAATGTCATCTGACCATCTTATAGATGACATAGTTTCCAACTCTAaatgaaagaaataaaagGGGGTCTAAATATTCCCGTTGCATCCCAATCCAAGCTGAACAATGAAACACATCAAGTATATCTGTATAGAAACTCAAAACTCGGTGCGCTAGCCTGTTGTTTCATACTACTCCAGTAGCATTGCGCTACAGATTCAGCTTGTTGAGCCACAAAGTCTCCTATTTATTTGGGTACGATGTCGCTCTTAAATTGAGGGGACCGAAGAACAATAAATTGTCTCAACTAATTTCCCGTCAAAATAATTTCGTACTCAAGCCTCCGTTGGAACAGCTTCCGTTGATTGAGGGGACTGAAGAACAAGAATTGTCTCACCTAATTTCGTACTCAAGCCTGCGTTGGAACAATTTAAACAGTActctaaaaaagaagaagaattaaacaatactccctccgttccataattcttgtcgaaatcttacatgtatctagacactttttaggaataaatacatccatttttgaacaattttgagacaagaattatgaaacggagggagtacaaattttttcattttcttttatcttCGTCACAATCACTCTTGATGGGCTTCAGCGCCCATTTGCTCTCAATTGTATGTGTTCCCATCCACCCACATCGTGTGCCCTTGCTGCCGCAGCCGCAATCGGACCTGGACTCAGTGAAGCTACTTCACCTGACTTTGGgtggctgacatgtgggccaacGGGACCTGACTTTGGgtggctgacatgtggggacccgttggcccacatgtcagccacCCAAAATCAGGTGAAGTTACGTCACTGAATCCTTCTCCGCGACGATCGACCTCGCCGGCCATAGCGTCGCCGGGGATACGAACGGTGCTCCAAGAAACTAGTACTTCGTACTTCGAATTGGACAAATCTATCATTGTTTTTTTATCTACTCGCCGAGATGGAGTTGTTCATGGTTTTGGTTTTCTCGTACGTCTCACGATTCGTACCGATTACCGAAtgaatgggaaaaattctTCATGGCCAGAGCTACCTACAATTCAGAGGTATATAGTAGGTTACGATCTAATTCTGGGCCAAAACACATGATCACTTATCTCCTTGATGAATTGGTTGGTGCTACACTGTGAACTAAAATTAGACCGAAGTGCATGGGTGCAACTATTTTTGGCCAATTCTAAACGAATGGTCTCACAAACTGAAAATGTGGGATCTTTCGGATAGCCTAATAAACTAAAATGAGGCAGCAATAAAGCTTATATGTTCATGTCTTTTGTCGCATCTCCATGTCTTCGCATGAACAACACAATGTCCTACTTCTATTTCTACTGTGCAAATTTGGGACTGCAATGCAGATATTCCCCTTGCCACACATTCCAAGATGAACAATGAAAGGTCACAAGAACGATGGCCATGGAAAATGAAAACATGGTGCGACAAAGTCTATTGAGCTATTGATTATGTCTTCTTATTGAGCTGCATGCTTCTATTTATTTGGGTCATAACTGGTGTCTTTAgttatttatttcttttttgaaaggaCATTATTTCTATACCAACCAAGGTTGATAAATTTTCAATGAGATTTCTAAAACTTTTATGGGCCTCAAAATTTTAGCCATTCGGTAAAAAAATTTTGGTTTGATACAATTTGAGCCTAACACAAAATAGCTTACCTATAGACTTAGCCTATCCTAAAATCCAGTAAGACTTGTGTAATTTTGAAACCCCAAAATTCCCAAAAACTTTGGTCATTTCGGCGGGTACCGAATtttttccaaaacaaaatattaaaCCTTGCTCCCAACCTTGCAACAATTTGGAAAACAATTCACCAAAGCAAACAGACAAATTAACACGCAACCGAACTTACAAGCACACAACAAGTACCGCGGAATTAATCAACCAACATGCTACAATGCTACAATCCAACAATACCAGCCAATTCTGTCAAAGCCTAGCTTTCTCCCGTTCTTCGTCTTGATTCTCTTTTGAAAAAGAGGTCATTTTCTTGACCGATACTATcacttatttatttatatttatacACCAAGGGCGCAAACAGCCTTCTTAGTTCATCGGCATCGTGGCAGGTCTTtgggcggcggtggcacgGAAGTCTCCGGCGTCGGCCCGTCCAGAACCTCAAACACCATGCCCAGCCCGAAATCAAGATGCGCATCAAAGTGGCAATGCATGTACCACATCCCTGCAAAATCAATAAAACACACAAAGTTTTACTTACCATGCTTTTAACTAATTTTCCACACCTGCCAATTAAGCATTAAGAATGATCACGCGATGTAGTATATACCGGGGTTGTCGGCGATGAAGCGGATGACGGCCCAGCCACCGGTGGGGACGGCGAGGGTGTTGCGCTCCTGCGGATTCACGAAGTTGAACTGCGGGACAGCGACTGTCTCGTTGTAGTTCCCGAAGCCCTGGGCGAGGACGAAGAAGTTGAATCCATGGAGGTGCATGGGGTGGCTCTCCTTGGCAATGAGCCTTGTGTTCTGCAGCACCATCTCCACCGTCTCGTTGAACCTCAGCGTCCTCACCTTGGTGGACTTGGTTGTGTACTGCAGCTGGGCGGTGTCGCTGGCGTCGGCGGTGTAGTCGAAGATCAACGGCGGACGGTCAGGGAAGTCGCGGGTGTACAcgccggcggtggcgttgCTGCGGTGGGCCTCGAGCATGGAGAGCGTCCCTCTGGGGAGGACGAAGGAGGCGTTGTTCATGCTGGACGCGAACTTGGTGCTCGTCGGGTCGCACATCGTCTGGTCGGGTtggcagtcggcctggcccatgCCGATGGTGACGAACATGCGCGTGCCCATGGCGCCCAGCGGCACGGTGGGCTTCCCCGGGAGCACGAGCGCCGTGAGGTTGGACAGGAACCTGTGCGCCGTGTTCGTGTCCGTGAACGGCGGCATGTCAGGCATCTGTATGTCCGTCGTCGtgttgtcgccgccgccgacgtacTCGAGCACGGCCGTCGCGATGGTGGGGCTGAACGGCGGGCCGGGCCCGGGGATGGCGCTGTCGTAGGGGGACGCCGCCATGTAGTACCGTCGTTGgccggcgacgggcggcgcgTCGGGGGTGGCCATGAGCGCGTCCACGGTCTGCCCCGGCGCGACCACCACCACGTCGGTCCTGTACGGCGTGGTGTAGCACGCGTCCGCGCCCACCACCGTGAAGCTGTGGTTGGCCACCTTGAAGAAGAGCGGCGTGTTGAGCGCGGCGTTGATGATCCTCACCAGGTACGTCTCGTTCCGCCGCACCTCGAACCTCCGCGTATCTGCACATCCATCATGTAATCGAGCATTTCAGCAAACAccatgcgtgcgtgcgtgcatctCTATTGCGAATGCAACGACATACGGTTCGGGGCGGAGCAGTTGTAGAGGTCGCCGGGCTTGCCGTTGATGGTGTaggcgtcggcggccggcgcgggatTGCCGGTGAGGAACGCCGTCTCCTGCAGTTCGTGGACGTTGTCGTTCCACCACTCGCCGAGCATGACGACCATCTCCTTGTCGGGCTTGGGGGAGAAAGGgtaggcgccggcgccgccccggGGCAGGATGACGAGCGCGCCGTAGACGGTGGcgcggaggaaggagatgtGGGCGTGCCACCACAGCGTGCCTTCCTGGCCCGTGACGTTGAAGCTGTAGGTGTAGTTGGCGGCGGGCCGGACGGGGCACTGCGTCACCATCACCGGCCCGTCGGCCCACTGCGAGCCCCGCTGGAATATGCCGTGCCTGCATTGCGAGTTTGCGAGCCATGTGAATTGATGTATGAAGGGTCGTTCGTGAGTTTGTAGTAGAGAGTGAAGTTTATTGTTGTTACCAGTGGATGGTCATGTTGTAGGGTGAGTCGTTGAGGAGGTGTACGATGACCGTGTCGCCCTCCTTGGCGTGGATCGTGGGGCCGGGGAGCTGCCCGTTCACCGCCGTGATGTTCATCTCCGGGCGGCAAAGCTGGCTGATGGACAGGTTCCCCACCTGAAGAGATCAACATTTGCTTTCAATTAAACGAAATCAAAGatttacatgcatgcacggtagATTATATACTTCCTTCGTCCCGTGTTAcgtgattttctattacatgtatctagacgcattttaaacatagatatatccatatttatACAAATTTGAGTCGCTTGATATGGGAAGGAGGAAATATGTACTATTGCCAACACTACTTAGTCAGTTAGTCGACAATTAATTTGCATATGATCAGCAACATGGCTTGATgcaaagcaaaacaaagaaatgaaGCGGCCAAACAATTAGCTAACGCCAAAACAGATCGATTGGCGGGATATAATTAAGGACATAATTCCAGTAAAAAATGCAATTGGGTACAAATTAAATGATGGAATCcatcatccatgcatgcatggatgcatatACCCATATACCGACCGCTAGCTAGCAATAAGACActaataaacatgcatgcatgcacagtaAGCCGTCATGCATGTCACTAAACCTAGATGAAAcaacgcaaaaaaaaaattgtgcctAATTGGACTGCTACATGTCTACATGCATGGGAAGCGAAGCACAGGGATTGCAAGCACATATGAAGAAGTGTATTAAACGACACAAATATCTGAACAGAGTGTATCTAATTCACTAGCTTAATTTACATTGAACGTGTGCTCGACAACGGCGGCGTGAGCAACAGGAGCAACCAATGCAAGAGCAAACAGCAGAAGAAGCAGGGGCGAAGATCTCGCCATGTCCTTAGCTAACTGTATCTAGCTAGCAAAAAAGGGGTCGTGTAGAAAGATTTGATTGATTTGTGACCAACTGAAGGTCCAAGAATGTCGTTATATAGAGAGATGAGAAACGTTCGAGCTGACCAATTCCACAAGTATTACCATGCCTTTTCAAACTCAAACAGCATTTGTAtgcagagagagggagagagagacgtTTTGATTTACTCCAAAAGTCTTATTTGTGCGTAACCATGACTGTGAAGTATCACCCCACCCAGATGCCTATCAAGTACTGTTTGTGTTTGTTATTAATTTCTTACCGTTTCCATTGTATTACAGTCTCTTTATTATGCATGATCTAAAAGCGTGGCATGAGTTGATCGATCGAACTCTCCTCATCATGGTACGTAGGATAATTCCAGGTTATTTTTATGGTTGCTTACCACGTACGTACACGTATGTGATCCCGTGGTGCACGTGTGGAATAATATCTGATGTGAagggaaaaggaggaggaTAGAGAATAGACTAACACTTGGTTATGAATTAGACTCTGGAAACAACAGACTTCGTAGCTTTTGTACGGAATTGCATCAATACTACTTTAAGACAAACCCTATTACTTGGTCTAGCTAATCATACAATGTCTAGTCTCTTTCCATCACTTTAGACTTTTGGTTGAGTTGTCTAGTGCCATTCAATTAGGTATCAAAATAAAAGGTATTGAGTTCAAATCTTGTACAACACGGTAtttaaaattgaaaatatttgTGGCTTGCAAGCGGCTAAAGGGTGAAATACGTAGCATTGAAataaattgcttaattttcttcCATCAGTTTGGAATTTTGGTATACAATAATATGGTACAAGAGCAGGATATCCAGAGGTATCTTGAGTTCAAATCCTAGCTAAGTTGGATGGTGTTATAATGAGCATATATACACGCATCAGTGaaactccctccgatccataataaatgtcgaTGATTTAGTATAATTTTACtacaactttgtattaaatcAACGACATTATTATGAATCGGTGGAAGTAGTATTTATGCCATAGGATGTTGTCTAGCTAGCCAGTTTAATTAGCAAGCGTTCACATGGTGGACCGGTGCGTATACATGTTTACGACTGAAGTATATATTGGACGGAGGGTTCTCAAACTATTTCGAGGGTGTACTCTATTCTGTTTATTATCGGGCAACACTCACATCACCCTTTTAAGGACGTatatatgtatctatttttacaTGAACAACAGGATCTGTGTGTATATCCGGCAAGCTTGTAAGTAATCATTTCCCCCTTTTTAGATGTAGGTAATTATCTCCTGACAGCGATCAGTCTGTGGTTACTTCTTGAGCCAGAACATATATACTTTTCGAGCGTTTGACTAGGAAATAACAAGGCCATGCGACGGTTTTTCCACCTGAGGCTGCTGCAAGCTAGCTACAGCTCGCTTGCCTGTCATCGGACGTCTCTGATCCTATCATGATCCAAATGAATCTTTTTCTTTGCGCACAGTGTTTTAGATCATTTTGATAATACTATTGTTCTCCATGTGACTAGACTTTACAGCGACGGGTGAGTTTCGGAAGAATAGTCTAGTCACTACTTTAAATGAAAGGCTCCAATCGTCATTGTTAAAGATAATTAATCATGCATAATTTGACTAGTACGGTGCTTTTACATATGCTAGAATCATATGTGAAGGCTTACTTattccagattttttttaataactTGGTCAAATAAGTATACCATGAAGATATATTTCATGACGATTTTAAAAAACTTTATTTAGAGTTGTATGCGTTAGTAGTTTTTCTATAAAAGTGATCAAACTTTACTTTAATAATTTTGACTtattaaaaaactaaaacatgACTATTATATGTTTAGGAGTAGAGGGATCGGAGTAGATGGTGAGTATAGGAAGATAAATTGATGACTAGATTTACTTCATCGTCATTAGTCGTATATACACGTGCTGCATGGAAAACAAGTTTACGGGATCATTGAATAACTAacttctaaaaaatgtctaccTAACAATGTTATATTAGTTGTAATATGAAGTCAAGCTCGCCTAGACCAGTCAAGGTTTGATTTTCTTAAGGAACTCATCCGGCGACTTCGACTACGAATAGTTCATTTCAATTTTAATAAAGAAGAAATAAGCAAATTTCCATATGCTTTCTTTTCGCTGGAAATTAATTATACGATGCGTGTGGGCGTGCGGCTTTGACAAAGTTGGAAGTCCTGTGACAACTGTAAAATACTAAGTAGTACGAGCGTACCAACTTGATCCACAGACTGACAGACTTGCCTCTTTTCTTGGCAAATTTCTCAACAcgcttgtttcttttttgggtAAACTTATTGTTAATTATTATGTGCACCGATGTTGCTTGCATAACTTTGCGTGTTATACCAACTCGAATCTTCCCAATAGTCATCTTCGACTCATCTAGATTGCGATAGCCTCCGGCCGGCCAAAACACCGTTCAACAGATGATGGTTGACAGATCAATGCTAATCCTCTCGAAGTCACAATGCAGCCATCCTAAGTTCCTAACAACAGTTCTTGAATGCCACCACTTTTTGAACAAACGGTGTTTCTGATTTTGCAGAGTCTTCGAAACGATACTTCGAccatttatttaaaaaaagcCATTATAGAGGAAATACAGCGTCACGATATGTTTCAGCACAAACCTAGTACTCGTAGTTCCAGCTAACCAACCTAATTAGAGTATGTTAAAATaagaaataa carries:
- the LOC100843407 gene encoding laccase-25, producing MARSSPLLLLLFALALVAPVAHAAVVEHTFNVGNLSISQLCRPEMNITAVNGQLPGPTIHAKEGDTVIVHLLNDSPYNMTIHWHGIFQRGSQWADGPVMVTQCPVRPAANYTYSFNVTGQEGTLWWHAHISFLRATVYGALVILPRGGAGAYPFSPKPDKEMVVMLGEWWNDNVHELQETAFLTGNPAPAADAYTINGKPGDLYNCSAPNHTRRFEVRRNETYLVRIINAALNTPLFFKVANHSFTVVGADACYTTPYRTDVVVVAPGQTVDALMATPDAPPVAGQRRYYMAASPYDSAIPGPGPPFSPTIATAVLEYVGGGDNTTTDIQMPDMPPFTDTNTAHRFLSNLTALVLPGKPTVPLGAMGTRMFVTIGMGQADCQPDQTMCDPTSTKFASSMNNASFVLPRGTLSMLEAHRSNATAGVYTRDFPDRPPLIFDYTADASDTAQLQYTTKSTKVRTLRFNETVEMVLQNTRLIAKESHPMHLHGFNFFVLAQGFGNYNETVAVPQFNFVNPQERNTLAVPTGGWAVIRFIADNPGMWYMHCHFDAHLDFGLGMVFEVLDGPTPETSVPPPPKDLPRCR